The following proteins are encoded in a genomic region of Acidobacteriota bacterium:
- a CDS encoding N-acetyltransferase → MTHQAAPVLGQNAVIEPGARLGSGVTAGHNVTVHANVTVGDGVFIEDGAVLGRRPRTSGNTTRPVPADPGPLVLGPACVIGANAVLYAGSTLGARVMVGDLASVREGCRVADDVVLGRGVLVMYDTVVGARTRVIDGAILTGNMVIEEDVFIGPGVLTVNDNEVYLRRFGLAPWAVAGPRVRRFALIGTGANLIAGITVGTGAIVAPGAVVTHDVPDWTVVAGVPARPAGPVADADREAILRRFA, encoded by the coding sequence ATGACGCATCAGGCCGCCCCCGTGCTCGGCCAAAACGCCGTGATCGAGCCCGGCGCCCGCCTCGGCTCCGGGGTGACGGCCGGCCACAACGTGACCGTCCACGCGAACGTCACGGTCGGCGACGGTGTCTTCATCGAGGACGGTGCGGTCCTCGGACGCCGCCCGCGGACGAGCGGGAACACGACGCGCCCCGTGCCCGCGGACCCGGGGCCGCTCGTCCTCGGCCCGGCCTGCGTGATCGGCGCGAACGCGGTTCTCTATGCGGGATCGACGCTCGGCGCGCGGGTCATGGTGGGCGACCTCGCCTCGGTGCGCGAAGGGTGCCGCGTCGCGGACGACGTCGTCCTCGGGCGCGGCGTCCTCGTCATGTACGACACGGTCGTCGGGGCGCGGACGCGCGTGATCGACGGCGCGATCCTGACCGGAAACATGGTGATCGAGGAGGACGTCTTCATCGGCCCCGGCGTCCTCACCGTGAACGACAACGAGGTCTACCTCCGCCGATTCGGCCTCGCGCCGTGGGCGGTCGCGGGACCGCGCGTCAGACGCTTCGCGCTGATCGGAACGGGCGCAAACCTCATCGCGGGCATCACCGTCGGCACCGGGGCGATCGTCGCGCCCGGCGCCGTCGTGACGCACGACGTTCCCGACTGGACCGTCGTCGCCGGCGTGCCGGCGCGCCCCGCAGGCCCCGTCGCGGACGCCGACCGCGAGGCCATCCTCCGGCGGTTCGCATGA
- a CDS encoding glycosyltransferase family 39 protein yields MKKARAAPDALQRRGRAAALAFVALGIALRVATAYPVHKYAADADCLNCGFVGLRINEGHPAVWLTPRRAGALECYGHAAAFRAFGPTREALAITPLVSSSLALALYAALVLPLLGPVAGPLAVLLFALPPPAYLFWTYMPNGYPETMLLCLAVLLAAERVRQAPSDLRRLAVLGLVAGLGFWNSIQTLAATIPACLGLLAARPRELARRRAAGVTAAAFLVGALPWIAWNVAVPLGSFQGNFSVQPASGLRALGENARYLLSYALPELVASVDPENGLNPTSALARILRGPVLLVWAAAALFAAWRAWTALAKYRRDRNGDVLRELALPLVALTICALAVLSGAGGMRGLTVRYVLPAFFVLPAALGLAATAAARTGRLAGALAAAAVCTVVVFNLSVYFLPGSAPRRLWEKRLDADSDLIAFLGERGIEAVSGDYWAAYPVNFLSTRRIAGVPFQPAGDFYGVEDSLGGRSLRWAVVGSTRAQIERLISVTGDSGLLVEVAFERWVFIPEVNVQPAAAFLSRYRAAFAGVP; encoded by the coding sequence GTGAAGAAGGCGCGCGCCGCCCCGGACGCCCTCCAGCGCCGTGGCCGCGCCGCCGCGCTCGCGTTCGTGGCGCTCGGGATCGCCCTCCGGGTCGCCACCGCGTATCCCGTCCACAAGTACGCCGCCGACGCGGACTGCCTGAACTGCGGATTCGTCGGGCTCCGGATCAACGAGGGCCACCCGGCGGTCTGGCTCACGCCTCGGCGGGCCGGCGCGCTCGAGTGCTACGGGCACGCGGCCGCTTTTCGCGCGTTCGGGCCGACGCGCGAGGCGCTCGCGATCACGCCGCTCGTCTCGAGCTCGCTCGCGCTCGCGCTTTACGCCGCGCTCGTCCTTCCTCTGCTCGGCCCCGTCGCGGGCCCGCTCGCCGTCCTCCTCTTTGCCCTCCCGCCGCCGGCCTACCTCTTCTGGACGTACATGCCGAACGGCTACCCGGAGACGATGCTGCTCTGCCTCGCGGTTCTTCTCGCGGCCGAGCGGGTCCGGCAGGCGCCCTCGGATCTCCGGCGCCTCGCAGTTCTCGGGCTCGTCGCGGGCCTCGGCTTCTGGAACTCGATCCAGACTCTCGCCGCGACCATTCCCGCGTGTCTCGGGCTTCTCGCGGCGCGGCCGCGGGAGCTCGCCCGCCGGCGAGCGGCCGGAGTCACGGCGGCGGCCTTTCTCGTCGGCGCCCTTCCCTGGATCGCGTGGAACGTCGCCGTGCCCCTGGGGTCGTTCCAGGGCAACTTCTCCGTCCAGCCGGCGTCGGGCCTCCGCGCCCTCGGCGAGAACGCGCGCTACCTCTTGTCCTACGCGCTCCCGGAGCTCGTCGCATCCGTCGACCCCGAGAACGGACTGAACCCGACTTCCGCTCTTGCGCGGATCCTTCGCGGCCCTGTCCTGCTCGTCTGGGCCGCGGCCGCGCTCTTCGCGGCCTGGCGCGCGTGGACCGCCCTGGCGAAGTACCGCCGCGACCGGAATGGCGACGTTCTCCGGGAACTGGCGCTCCCCCTCGTCGCGCTGACGATCTGCGCGCTCGCCGTGCTCTCGGGCGCCGGCGGAATGCGCGGACTCACGGTCCGGTACGTGCTCCCCGCGTTCTTCGTCCTGCCGGCGGCGCTCGGGCTCGCCGCCACCGCGGCGGCGCGAACGGGACGGCTCGCGGGAGCGCTTGCAGCCGCGGCCGTCTGCACCGTCGTCGTCTTCAACCTCTCGGTCTACTTCCTCCCGGGATCGGCCCCGCGCCGTCTCTGGGAGAAGCGGCTCGACGCCGACTCGGATCTGATCGCGTTCCTCGGCGAGCGCGGGATCGAGGCGGTCAGCGGCGACTACTGGGCCGCGTACCCGGTGAATTTTCTTTCCACCCGGAGGATCGCCGGCGTTCCGTTCCAGCCGGCGGGGGACTTCTACGGGGTCGAGGACTCTCTCGGCGGGCGGTCGCTCCGCTGGGCCGTCGTCGGGAGCACCCGCGCCCAGATCGAACGCCTCATCTCGGTGACCGGCGACTCCGGGTTGCTCGTCGAGGTCGCGTTCGAGCGCTGGGTCTTCATCCCGGAGGTCAACGTGCAGCCGGCCGCGGCCTTCCTGTCGAGGTACCGGGCGGCCTTCGCAGGCGTCCCGTGA
- a CDS encoding glycosyltransferase family 2 protein: MSRVSVVVPVFHNAPSLPDLLARLAALASRHPSDDFEFVCVDDGSKDDSLAVLVRLQTAEPRLRVVKLSRNFGSNAALLAGLAHANGDAVATISADLQDPPETLDAMLARWREGKKVVLAVREGRDDPFATAFLANVFYRLFRRYAIKTMPEQGFDFFVVDRSVRDLLLQIQESNAYLMGLVLWLGFDPACVPFRRQAREKRYGSSMWGFGRKLKYFIDSFVAFSYVPIRAASLLGLLVSVAGLAYALFIVVAHFFFDLKVQGWASLMVVLLIVSGAQLLVMGVIGEYLWRNLDETRRRPRFIVEAVLEPEGRPRPS; encoded by the coding sequence ATGAGTCGCGTCTCCGTCGTTGTTCCCGTCTTCCACAACGCGCCCAGCCTGCCCGACCTCCTCGCGCGGCTCGCGGCGCTCGCTTCGCGCCACCCGTCCGACGACTTCGAGTTCGTGTGCGTGGACGACGGCTCGAAGGACGACTCGCTCGCGGTGCTCGTGCGGCTGCAGACCGCCGAGCCGCGTCTCCGCGTCGTGAAGCTCTCGCGCAACTTCGGCTCGAACGCGGCGCTCCTCGCGGGGCTCGCGCACGCAAACGGGGACGCGGTCGCGACGATCTCCGCCGACCTGCAGGACCCTCCCGAGACGCTCGACGCGATGCTCGCGCGCTGGCGCGAGGGGAAGAAGGTCGTCCTCGCCGTGCGCGAGGGGCGCGACGACCCGTTCGCGACGGCCTTCCTCGCGAACGTCTTCTACCGGCTCTTCCGCCGCTACGCGATCAAGACGATGCCCGAGCAGGGCTTCGACTTCTTCGTCGTGGACCGCAGCGTGCGCGACCTCCTCCTGCAGATTCAGGAGAGCAACGCGTATCTCATGGGGCTCGTCCTCTGGCTGGGCTTCGACCCGGCGTGCGTGCCCTTCCGGCGCCAGGCGCGCGAGAAGAGGTACGGGAGCTCGATGTGGGGCTTCGGGCGCAAGCTGAAGTACTTCATCGACTCGTTCGTCGCCTTCTCGTACGTGCCCATCCGCGCCGCCTCGCTCCTCGGGCTCCTCGTCTCTGTTGCGGGCCTCGCGTACGCTCTCTTCATCGTCGTCGCGCACTTCTTCTTCGACCTCAAGGTGCAGGGCTGGGCCTCGCTCATGGTCGTGCTCCTCATCGTGTCCGGCGCGCAGCTCCTCGTCATGGGCGTCATCGGCGAATACCTGTGGCGGAACCTCGACGAGACGCGCCGCCGTCCACGCTTCATCGTGGAGGCGGTCCTCGAGCCGGAAGGCCGGCCTCGCCCCTCGTGA
- a CDS encoding glycosyltransferase, whose translation MTPRRAAIVVLCWNRWDLTRRCLETLKAHTDLAHADVIAVDNGSTDETPARLAGLPWVRVVTNTSNLGYVRGNNAGIAAAPPDADVVLLNNDVEIHQDGWLDALRETAHASTDVGIVGCRLVLPDGRLLHAGTFILPDTFWGQQIGALETDVNQYAATRDVEGIVFACAYVKREVLAKLGGLSESFRSYFEDTDFCLRARDAGFRTVVCGAVTLVHHEHGSTADQPKTFEAVFQESRKTFRGLWGKKLEARYRHDLSWQSILNFPTGYAMSCREILRACEAEGIRAAYEYVYGPGTPFPAREDENARDYVLNVISARNSGWRPRVSVVYGQGDVFRRNKGRTRIGYTMLEVDGFPAEWVKQANTMDEVWVPSRFNRDGFLASGLKKPVHVMPLGVDVDHFHPGIRGVRNLAGDFVFLANFEWGERKRADMILKVFNQTFRRSEPVVLVCKVINVNAATSVRAQIEALGLTATGGRIAFLHNREFPYHQLGALYRSADCYVSAGRGEGWDMPLMEAMACGLPSIATDWGAHTEFVHDGIAYPLKSRGLVPADARAPYYKGFRWADPDPEHLAHLFRHVFEHRDEAAAKGRRAASEMAASWTWAHAARRIAARLDAIG comes from the coding sequence GTGACGCCCCGCCGGGCGGCGATCGTCGTCCTCTGCTGGAACCGCTGGGACCTGACGCGCCGCTGCCTCGAGACGCTGAAGGCGCACACCGACCTCGCGCACGCCGACGTGATCGCCGTGGACAACGGCTCGACGGACGAGACGCCCGCGCGCCTCGCCGGGCTGCCGTGGGTGCGCGTCGTGACGAACACGTCGAATCTCGGGTACGTGCGCGGGAACAACGCGGGTATCGCCGCGGCGCCGCCGGACGCCGACGTCGTCCTCCTGAACAACGACGTGGAGATCCACCAGGACGGCTGGCTGGACGCGCTGCGCGAAACGGCCCACGCGTCGACGGACGTCGGGATCGTGGGCTGCCGGCTCGTCCTGCCGGACGGGCGGCTCCTCCACGCGGGGACGTTCATCCTGCCCGACACGTTCTGGGGCCAGCAGATCGGAGCGCTCGAGACGGACGTGAACCAGTACGCCGCAACGCGCGACGTCGAGGGGATCGTCTTCGCGTGCGCGTACGTGAAGCGCGAGGTGCTCGCGAAACTCGGCGGCCTTTCCGAGAGCTTCCGCTCGTATTTCGAAGACACGGACTTCTGCCTGCGCGCCCGGGACGCGGGGTTCCGCACGGTGGTCTGCGGCGCCGTCACGCTCGTCCACCACGAGCACGGCTCGACCGCCGACCAGCCGAAGACGTTCGAGGCCGTGTTCCAGGAGAGCCGGAAGACGTTTCGCGGCCTCTGGGGAAAGAAGCTCGAGGCGCGTTACCGGCACGACCTCTCGTGGCAGTCGATCCTGAACTTCCCCACCGGCTACGCGATGAGCTGCCGGGAGATCCTCCGGGCCTGCGAGGCGGAGGGGATCCGCGCCGCCTACGAGTACGTCTACGGGCCGGGGACGCCCTTTCCGGCGCGCGAGGACGAGAACGCCCGCGACTACGTCCTGAACGTGATCTCCGCCCGGAATAGCGGGTGGCGGCCGCGGGTCTCCGTCGTCTACGGCCAGGGCGACGTGTTCCGCCGCAACAAGGGCCGCACCCGGATCGGCTACACGATGCTCGAGGTCGACGGCTTCCCCGCGGAATGGGTGAAGCAGGCGAACACGATGGACGAGGTCTGGGTGCCCTCCCGTTTCAACCGCGACGGATTCCTCGCCTCGGGCCTGAAGAAGCCGGTCCACGTGATGCCGCTCGGCGTCGACGTCGACCACTTCCATCCGGGAATCCGCGGCGTCCGAAACCTCGCGGGCGACTTCGTCTTCCTCGCGAACTTCGAGTGGGGCGAGAGGAAGCGCGCCGACATGATCCTCAAGGTCTTCAACCAGACGTTCCGGCGCTCGGAGCCCGTCGTCCTCGTCTGCAAGGTCATCAACGTCAACGCGGCGACGAGCGTGCGCGCGCAGATCGAGGCCCTCGGCCTCACGGCGACCGGCGGGCGCATCGCGTTTCTCCACAACCGGGAGTTCCCGTACCACCAGCTGGGCGCGCTCTACCGCTCGGCGGACTGCTACGTATCGGCCGGGCGGGGCGAGGGCTGGGACATGCCGCTCATGGAGGCGATGGCGTGCGGCCTGCCGTCGATCGCCACGGACTGGGGCGCACACACCGAGTTCGTCCACGACGGGATCGCGTACCCGCTGAAGAGCCGCGGCCTCGTTCCGGCAGACGCGCGCGCCCCTTACTACAAGGGCTTCCGCTGGGCCGACCCCGACCCCGAGCACCTCGCGCACCTGTTCCGCCACGTGTTCGAGCATCGCGACGAAGCCGCCGCGAAGGGCCGCCGCGCAGCTTCCGAGATGGCGGCCTCGTGGACGTGGGCCCACGCGGCGCGCCGAATTGCGGCGCGGCTCGACGCCATCGGATAG
- a CDS encoding NAD-dependent epimerase/dehydratase family protein, with protein MNAAAPGFSGAHVLVTGGAGFIGSNLVIALVGRGADVTVADAMIPGYGGNLFNLESVRERIAFHEADIRDPDAMRRLVDGQDVVFHLAGQVDHILSLTDPFPDIDMNVKGTAVVMEALKKVNPRARVVFTGTRGQYGPAVSLPVSEDAPTNPRGIYEISNLTAEKIIEVYDRVHGIPSSLLRLTNVYGPRAQMKHSRYGVVNWFVRLALDGETMRVFGDGTIQRDFLYVDDCVEAILLAAAPDAPRAEVLNVGVDVPTTFQDLAVELGAQTGAHWEYAPFSAERKAQEPGDFYSDVSKIRRLLGWSPRTPLREGLERTLAFYRLHRAHYW; from the coding sequence ATGAACGCCGCCGCCCCCGGCTTCTCCGGCGCGCACGTCCTCGTCACGGGCGGCGCCGGATTCATCGGCTCGAATCTCGTGATCGCCCTCGTGGGGCGCGGCGCGGACGTGACCGTCGCCGACGCGATGATCCCGGGCTACGGTGGAAACCTCTTCAACCTCGAGAGCGTGCGAGAGAGGATCGCCTTCCACGAGGCCGACATCCGGGACCCGGATGCGATGAGAAGGCTCGTCGACGGCCAGGACGTCGTCTTCCACCTCGCGGGCCAGGTCGACCACATCCTCAGCCTCACGGACCCGTTCCCCGACATCGACATGAACGTGAAGGGCACGGCGGTCGTGATGGAGGCTCTCAAGAAGGTCAACCCCCGGGCCCGCGTCGTCTTCACGGGAACGCGCGGGCAGTACGGCCCCGCCGTGTCGCTCCCCGTTTCCGAAGACGCCCCTACGAACCCGCGCGGGATCTACGAGATCTCGAACCTCACGGCCGAGAAGATCATCGAGGTCTACGACCGCGTGCACGGGATTCCGTCGTCGCTGCTGCGCCTCACGAACGTGTACGGGCCGCGCGCGCAAATGAAGCACTCGCGCTACGGCGTCGTGAACTGGTTCGTGCGCCTCGCGCTGGACGGCGAGACGATGCGCGTGTTCGGGGACGGCACGATCCAGCGCGACTTCCTTTACGTGGACGACTGCGTGGAGGCCATCCTCCTCGCGGCCGCGCCGGACGCGCCGCGCGCCGAGGTCCTGAACGTTGGCGTCGACGTCCCGACGACGTTCCAGGACCTCGCCGTGGAGCTCGGGGCGCAGACGGGCGCGCACTGGGAGTACGCGCCGTTCTCGGCCGAGCGCAAGGCGCAGGAGCCTGGCGACTTCTACTCGGACGTCTCGAAGATCCGCCGCCTCCTCGGCTGGAGTCCGCGAACGCCGTTGCGCGAAGGCCTCGAACGAACGCTCGCGTTCTACCGCCTCCACCGGGCGCACTACTGGTAG
- a CDS encoding methyltransferase domain-containing protein — translation MKESFAENLRCRGCRQSAWQLSIRQSDEREVREGELECRGCGRRFRIERGIVDMLDPQDEALAREIGGWHEMAGPLEESLVPTMTALPWYPHEPWTHVAPDFFQLFEHVSFAGLRVVDLGAGRTWSSRFLMAVGRAAELVAVDVLKKRFLGLETADVFFGQDGIFFERVCGDLHEVPLRDGWADAVFSCASIHHSPDPARVFREAWRVLKPGGRFVFISEPVKKRSILARRPDNEETRHGINEHIYTFDEYRDAWRAAGFRGRQLSPRTVRYRALYPDADFQEGLPSSVVRLTRSHSGRRLLCRLLGGRFTGPLVYRYASLPLTCVLTKPAAG, via the coding sequence TTGAAAGAGTCGTTTGCGGAGAACCTGAGGTGTCGCGGGTGCCGGCAGTCCGCGTGGCAGCTCTCGATCCGCCAGAGCGACGAGCGAGAGGTGCGGGAGGGCGAACTGGAGTGCCGCGGCTGCGGCCGCCGCTTTCGAATCGAGCGCGGAATCGTCGACATGCTGGATCCCCAGGACGAGGCGCTCGCGCGGGAGATCGGCGGCTGGCACGAAATGGCCGGTCCGCTCGAGGAATCGCTCGTGCCGACGATGACCGCGCTGCCCTGGTATCCCCATGAGCCGTGGACACACGTCGCCCCGGACTTCTTCCAGCTCTTCGAGCACGTCAGTTTCGCGGGGCTCCGCGTCGTGGACCTGGGTGCGGGCCGCACGTGGTCGTCCCGGTTCCTGATGGCGGTCGGTCGGGCCGCCGAGCTCGTCGCGGTGGATGTTCTCAAGAAGCGGTTTCTGGGTCTCGAGACCGCGGACGTCTTCTTTGGTCAGGACGGGATCTTTTTCGAGAGGGTGTGCGGCGACCTCCACGAAGTGCCTCTGCGAGACGGATGGGCGGACGCGGTCTTCAGTTGCGCGTCGATCCACCATTCTCCCGACCCCGCGAGGGTGTTCCGGGAAGCCTGGCGAGTCCTGAAGCCCGGCGGGCGATTCGTCTTCATCTCGGAGCCCGTGAAGAAGAGGTCGATCCTGGCCCGCCGGCCGGACAACGAGGAAACGCGGCACGGGATCAACGAGCACATCTACACCTTTGACGAATACCGTGATGCGTGGCGGGCAGCGGGTTTTCGGGGGAGACAGCTCTCGCCTCGGACCGTTCGCTACCGGGCGCTCTATCCCGACGCGGACTTCCAGGAGGGCTTGCCGTCCTCCGTGGTCCGTCTCACACGCTCGCATTCCGGGAGACGGCTCCTGTGTCGGCTCCTCGGCGGGCGCTTCACGGGTCCTCTCGTGTACCGCTACGCGAGCCTCCCGCTGACGTGCGTCCTGACCAAGCCGGCCGCAGGATAG
- a CDS encoding glycosyltransferase: MTDGPRLRVTWQSRWGLPIGYASTSEELARALLARDVDLAFRPTPWPRSAHIADPVLEAISRRPPYEDAPQVSYEQADLFYTAHRGTRVGFTMLEVDGIPRAWADACNAMDEVWTPSHWGAERFRESGVTKPIRVVPLGYDAGRFRPEPGARRASPRYTFLSVFEWGERKAPEILLRAYAAAFSGADDVLLVVRANNHDGHVDVPRQIEELGLPRNGPPVAFLYNTHIRANQLAMLYRSADAFVLPSRGEGWGMPILEAMACGLPVIATPWSGPSEFLHEDVGYPIAVKGLVPADAKCPYYEGFRWAEPDLDDLVARFRYVFTHREEARAKGARAAQEAAAKWTWALTAARVEERLREIGA; this comes from the coding sequence TTGACGGACGGGCCGCGCCTCCGCGTGACGTGGCAGTCCCGCTGGGGGCTGCCGATTGGCTACGCGAGCACGTCCGAGGAGCTCGCCCGGGCGCTCCTCGCGCGCGACGTCGACCTCGCGTTCCGACCTACACCCTGGCCGCGGAGCGCCCACATCGCGGACCCCGTTCTCGAAGCCATCTCCCGGCGCCCTCCCTACGAGGACGCACCGCAGGTGAGCTACGAGCAGGCCGACCTGTTCTACACGGCCCACCGCGGCACACGCGTCGGGTTCACGATGCTCGAGGTAGACGGCATCCCACGCGCGTGGGCGGACGCTTGCAACGCGATGGACGAGGTGTGGACGCCCTCCCATTGGGGGGCAGAGCGTTTTCGGGAGAGCGGCGTCACGAAGCCGATCCGCGTCGTGCCGCTCGGCTACGACGCCGGACGCTTCCGGCCGGAGCCCGGAGCCCGCCGGGCGAGCCCGCGGTACACGTTCCTCTCGGTCTTCGAGTGGGGAGAACGGAAGGCTCCGGAGATCCTGCTGCGCGCGTACGCGGCGGCGTTCTCGGGAGCCGACGACGTCCTCCTCGTCGTCCGCGCGAACAACCACGACGGGCACGTCGACGTGCCCCGGCAGATCGAGGAGCTCGGCCTCCCCCGGAACGGCCCGCCGGTCGCGTTCCTCTACAACACGCACATCCGCGCGAACCAGCTCGCCATGCTGTACCGGAGCGCGGACGCGTTCGTGCTGCCGTCGCGCGGCGAAGGCTGGGGAATGCCGATTCTCGAGGCGATGGCCTGCGGCCTGCCGGTGATCGCGACCCCGTGGAGCGGGCCTTCGGAGTTCCTGCACGAGGACGTCGGCTACCCCATCGCCGTGAAGGGCCTCGTGCCCGCGGACGCGAAATGCCCGTACTACGAAGGATTCCGCTGGGCCGAGCCCGATCTCGACGACCTCGTGGCAAGGTTCCGGTACGTGTTCACGCACCGCGAGGAGGCCCGCGCGAAGGGAGCCCGGGCGGCGCAGGAAGCGGCCGCGAAGTGGACGTGGGCGCTCACGGCGGCCCGCGTCGAGGAGCGGCTGCGGGAGATCGGCGCCTGA